DNA sequence from the Candidatus Planktophila sulfonica genome:
TAGTGACATTGGATTACGGCTGGGGCTACAGCGCACAAATGTGGCATCCATATCCAGGAATCAATTTAATGATGGGACTTCACGGCCAATATATCTACCAAGATAAGGCGAATAAGACTGTCATCGTAAAGCTGAGCGATCTTCCAACTTCGGCGGATGGAATTGCTCCCAAGATTGTTTCTGTCTTAAAACAGATTGCGGAGAAGAACTACTAAAGAAGAACGAGGTCGTCGCGGTGCACGAGTTCGCGCTCGTATTCAGCGCCAAGTGATGCAGCGAGTTCTTTGGTGGAACGTCCGAGCATCTGAGGGATTTCTTCGGAGTCGAATGCAACAAGGCCTCGCGCAATCACTTTGCCAGCCTTAGACGCTAATTCGACAGTATCGCCTGAAATGAAATCACCTTCGACTGCAGTAACGCCTGCAGGAAGTAGTGAGACTCCGCGTTCAAGAATTGCTGTGACTGCGCCATCGTCGAGAATCAAACGCCCACGCGGAGTTGATGCGTGAGCCAGCCATAGAAGTCGTGAATTCGCTTTTGAAGTATGCGCTTCGAAGAAAGTACCGACTTCCTCGCCATCAACAGCGTGGCCAGATTCATGAAGTGAAGTAAGAAGCATTGGAATTCCCGCACTTGTTGCGATGCGTGCAGCTTCAACTTTGGTAACCATTCCCCCGCTGCCGACGCCTGCTGAACCTGCACCGCCAAGAGTGATTGATTCGATATCTGACATATTTGCCACATAGCGAATTGGTTGCGCACCTGCTTGGCTTGGAGGTGCGTCGTAGAGCGCATCAATATCTGAGACCAGAACTAATAAATCAGCATGAATGAGAAGTGCGACAAGAGCAGCAAGGCGATCGTTATCGCCAAAGCGGATCTCTTGAGTTCCGACAGTGTCGTTTTCGTTAATAACTGGAACTACGCCGAGTGAGAGAAGTTTTGTGAGAGTCTGCTGAGCATTGGCGTAATGTGAACGACGCACGACATCTTCAGTTGTGAGCAAGACCTGTGAAGAGATGACGCCATGGGCTTTGAACTTCTCGCTGTATTGCGCGATGAGTAAACCTTGGCCGACAGATGCTGCAGCTTGTTGTGTCGCTAAATCTTTGGGACGAACTTTGAGTCCAAGTGGTGAAAGACCTGCAGCGATGGCACCTGAGGAAACAACGACTACTTCGGCGCCGCGCTTCTTGAGTGAAAAGGCAAGATCAACAATCTTTTGAACTGCATGTGGATCGAGTTCAGAGCCAGCTGAACCTGTGAGCGATGAGGAGCCAATCTTGATAACAACGCGCTTAGCGTTAGTTATGGCCTCGCGGTTCACTTGTCATTGCTTTCTGTTTCGCTCTCTTCAATCTCATCGAGAGTCAGCTTGATCTCAGGGTTATGTGGTTCGGCAACGTTGTATTCCCATTGGCGAGCAACTTCTTCATCTGAAAGACGATCGCGTTCAGTCTCAA
Encoded proteins:
- the proB gene encoding glutamate 5-kinase; its protein translation is MNREAITNAKRVVIKIGSSSLTGSAGSELDPHAVQKIVDLAFSLKKRGAEVVVVSSGAIAAGLSPLGLKVRPKDLATQQAAASVGQGLLIAQYSEKFKAHGVISSQVLLTTEDVVRRSHYANAQQTLTKLLSLGVVPVINENDTVGTQEIRFGDNDRLAALVALLIHADLLVLVSDIDALYDAPPSQAGAQPIRYVANMSDIESITLGGAGSAGVGSGGMVTKVEAARIATSAGIPMLLTSLHESGHAVDGEEVGTFFEAHTSKANSRLLWLAHASTPRGRLILDDGAVTAILERGVSLLPAGVTAVEGDFISGDTVELASKAGKVIARGLVAFDSEEIPQMLGRSTKELAASLGAEYERELVHRDDLVLL